A single region of the Vagococcus teuberi genome encodes:
- the truA gene encoding tRNA pseudouridine(38-40) synthase TruA encodes MTRYKAIISYDGTNYAGFQIQPNAVTIQEVIEATLKRLNSGKPVTIHPSGRTDSGVHAVGQVIHFDLPQKRDVEKLRFALDTQTPEDISILSIEEVTEDFHARYLATGKEYHYHVDTGKSPNPFKRLYAAHFRYELDLESMRRAARFIEGEHDFSVFCATGSSVEDKTRTVYSVTIEEVGEDELLFIFKGNGFLYKMVRMLVGTLLKIGNGQLPEDAIQRALANQDKKMTGPTAQPEGLFLMKVDYNGEKKCHK; translated from the coding sequence CCATTATTAGTTATGATGGAACAAACTATGCGGGATTTCAGATTCAACCTAATGCTGTGACCATCCAAGAGGTCATAGAAGCCACTCTAAAGCGATTAAACAGTGGAAAGCCTGTGACAATCCATCCGTCTGGTAGAACGGACTCAGGGGTTCATGCAGTCGGTCAGGTGATCCATTTTGATTTGCCACAAAAACGAGACGTTGAAAAATTACGTTTCGCTTTAGATACTCAAACACCTGAGGATATTAGTATTTTATCGATTGAAGAAGTAACGGAAGATTTTCATGCGAGATACTTGGCGACAGGTAAAGAATATCACTATCATGTCGATACAGGTAAATCTCCCAATCCATTTAAACGATTGTACGCAGCCCATTTCCGCTATGAGCTTGATTTAGAGTCTATGAGGCGTGCCGCACGTTTTATTGAAGGAGAACATGACTTTAGTGTATTTTGTGCGACAGGAAGTTCTGTGGAAGATAAGACACGAACTGTTTACAGTGTGACAATAGAAGAAGTTGGCGAAGATGAATTATTATTTATTTTTAAGGGAAATGGATTTTTATATAAAATGGTGCGCATGCTTGTTGGGACGTTATTAAAAATAGGAAATGGACAACTGCCAGAAGACGCTATACAACGTGCCCTAGCGAACCAAGACAAGAAAATGACAGGACCAACTGCTCAACCTGAGGGGTTATTTTTAATGAAAGTCGATTATAACGGCGAGAAAAAGTGTCATAAATAA
- the rpsI gene encoding 30S ribosomal protein S9 — MAKVQYIGTGRRKKSVARVRLVPGTGKVVMNNKDIEEYIPHADLREVIMQPLVLTETKGAYDVFVNVNGGGYAGQSGATRHGIARALLQVDPDFRGALKREGLLTRDARMVERKKPGLKKARKASQFSKR, encoded by the coding sequence TTGGCTAAAGTACAATATATCGGCACAGGCCGTCGTAAAAAATCTGTTGCTCGCGTACGCTTAGTACCTGGAACAGGTAAAGTAGTTATGAACAACAAAGACATCGAAGAATATATTCCACATGCTGATTTACGTGAAGTAATTATGCAACCTCTTGTTTTAACTGAAACAAAAGGCGCATATGACGTTTTCGTAAACGTTAATGGTGGTGGATATGCAGGACAATCTGGCGCAACTCGTCATGGTATTGCTCGTGCATTATTACAAGTAGATCCTGACTTCCGTGGAGCTCTTAAACGTGAAGGATTATTAACACGTGACGCTCGTATGGTAGAACGTAAAAAACCAGGTCTTAAAAAAGCTCGTAAAGCTTCTCAATTCTCAAAACGTTAA
- the rplM gene encoding 50S ribosomal protein L13 — protein sequence MRTTYMAKNGEVDRKWYVVDATDVPLGRLSTVVASILRGKNKPTFTPHVDTGDYVIVINADKVKLTGKKATDKVYYRHSQHPGGLKSITAGELRDKNSRRLVENSIKGMLPKNTLGRKQWSKLFVYGGSEHQQQAQKPEVLDITNLI from the coding sequence ATGCGTACAACATATATGGCCAAAAATGGCGAAGTAGATCGTAAATGGTATGTAGTGGATGCAACAGATGTTCCTTTAGGACGTCTATCAACAGTTGTAGCATCTATCTTACGTGGAAAAAATAAACCAACATTCACACCACATGTGGATACTGGTGATTATGTAATTGTAATTAATGCTGATAAAGTAAAATTAACTGGTAAAAAAGCAACTGACAAAGTATATTACCGTCACAGCCAACATCCAGGTGGTTTGAAATCTATCACTGCTGGTGAACTACGTGATAAAAACTCTCGTCGTTTAGTTGAAAATTCTATCAAAGGTATGTTACCAAAGAATACTTTAGGACGTAAACAATGGTCTAAATTATTCGTTTATGGTGGAAGCGAACATCAACAACAAGCTCAAAAACCAGAAGTATTAGACATTACAAACCTAATTTAA